From the Cydia pomonella isolate Wapato2018A chromosome 23, ilCydPomo1, whole genome shotgun sequence genome, one window contains:
- the LOC133530616 gene encoding trehalase-like isoform X1: MNLLWLVVVLAAASADRRSLPPTCDSLIYCHGPLLDTVQMAGLYNDSKTFVDMKIKVSANITMEHFQEMMNKTDSRPTKADIMEFVIQNFDPEGSEFEKWIPPDWHDEPAFLKLIKDPQLMEWGRELNQLWLQLGRKMKQDVKENQDLYSIIYVDHPVIVPGGRFREFYYWDSYWIIKGLLLSEMRSTARGMISNFLDIVDRIGFIPNGGRIYYAMRSQPPLLIPMVQLVMQDSYDEDFLRQHIHTMDKEFDFWMTNHTVEVEQKNHKYKLLRYNDMSQGPRPESYKEDVDVARNLDTLDKEELYAELKAAAESGWDFSSRWFILNGTNKGNLTNLKTRSIIPVDLNAIMCWNAQIMHDFYTNLGNGDKAEYYKNVHARLMEAIDKILWHEDVGVWLDFNLESGRRRDYFYPSNVAPLWTGSYDRARSEYYVNRVINYLDISKVDIYEGGIPTTFEHSGEQWDYPNAWPPLQYIVVEGLAGSGQAAAARLAHEMATKWVRSNFAVWKQKTAMLEKVCYSAGIVHRGGGAGGQRAGRRRAPRARDGHQVGALQLRCLEAEDGHVGEGML; the protein is encoded by the exons TTTAATATACTGCCATGGCCCGCTGCTGGACACGGTGCAGATGGCCGGCCTCTACAACGACTCCAAGACCTTCGTGGACATGAAAATCAAGGTCTCCGCCAACATCACCATGGAACACTTCCAGGAGATGATGAACAA GACAGATTCGCGGCCGACAAAAGCGGACATCATGGAGTTCGTTATCCAGAACTTTGATCCTGAGGGCTCGGAGTTCGAGAAGTGGATCCCCCCGGACTGGCACGATGAGCCTG CATTCCTGAAGCTGATCAAAGACCCTCAGCTCATGGAGTGGGGGAGGGAACTGAATCAGCTCTGGCTGCAGCTGGGTCGGAAGATGAAGCAGGACGTCAAGGAGAACCAGGATCTGTACTCCATCATCTACGTGGACCACCCTGTGATAGTACCTG GCGGCAGGTTCCGCGAGTTCTACTACTGGGATTCCTACTGGATAATCAAGGGTCTGCTGCTGTCAGAAATGAGGTCTACGGCGAGAGGAATGATATCCAACTTTCTGGATATTGTGGACCGGATCGGGTTCATACCTAATGGCGgcagaatatattatgctatgAG ATCTCAACCCCCTCTCCTGATCCCGATGGTGCAGCTGGTGATGCAGGACTCGTACGACGAGGACTTCCTCCGCCAGCACATCCACACCATGGACAAGGAGTTCGACTTCTGGATGACCAACCACACTGTGGAGGTCGAGCAAAAGAACCACAA GTATAAGTTATTGCGATATAATGACATGTCGCAAGGACCGAGGCCCGAGAGCTACAAGGAAGACGTCGATGTGGCCAG AAACCTGGACACCCTGGACAAGGAAGAGCTGTACGCGGAGCTGAAGGCGGCTGCCGAGTCAGGCTGGGACTTCTCATCGCGCTGGTTTATCCTCAATGGAACTAACAAAG gCAACCTGACGAATCTGAAAACGCGCTCCATCATCCCGGTGGACCTGAACGCGATCATGTGCTGGAACGCGCAGATCATGCACGACTTCTACACGAATCTCGGCAATGGTGACAAGGCGGAGTATTACAAGAACGTGCATGCCAGGCTTATGGAGGCCATTGATAAG ATCCTTTGGCACGAAGACGTCGGCGTTTGGCTAGACTTCAACCTGGAGTCCGGTCGGCGAAGAGACTACTTCTACCCGTCCAATGTCGCCCCGCTCTGGACCGGCAGCTACGACCGCGCGAGAAGTGAATACTACGTTAACAGAGTCATCAATTATCTAGATATTAGCAAG GTGGACATCTACGAAGGCGGCATACCCACAACGTTCGAGCACTCGGGCGAGCAGTGGGACTACCCCAACGCGTGGCCGCCGCTGCAGTAcatcgtggtggaggggctggCGGGCAGCGGGcaggccgccgccgcgcgcctcgCGCACGAGATGGCCACCAAGTGGGTGCGCTCCAACTTCGCTGTCTGGAAGCAGAAGACGGCCATGTTGGAGAAGGTATGCTATAGTGCTGGTATAGTAcatcgtggtggaggggctggCGGGCAGCGGGcaggccgccgccgcgcgcctcgCGCACGAGATGGCCACCAAGTGGGTGCGCTCCAACTTCGCTGTCTGGAAGCAGAAGACGGCCATGTTGGAGAAGGTATGCTATAG